A genome region from Oceanidesulfovibrio indonesiensis includes the following:
- a CDS encoding TAXI family TRAP transporter solute-binding subunit: protein MHQRILSVLIACAIVFAVAAPQAAQADDKNLIIATATTGGTYYPVGVAIGTLLSIKLAKDQGVTATAINSAGSGENIQMLKNKEADLAILQALFGLNAFEGKGPYEGKAFKEFNSITMLWENVEHFALLNKFANTGTITDLKGLDAKFSIGKRGSGTEGSGRTILTALDIDPESLSLEYLGYNPSAQAMMDGRIGAANIPAGPPAAAITQLYAQLGSKDVTVLDFTDEQLETINADYPIWNRFVIKAGTYPGQEKDINTISQPNFLACRADLDEETVYQITKTIYENLPFLHNIHKATEAMSLERATKGLPAPLHPGAERYYREAGVIE, encoded by the coding sequence ATGCACCAACGTATTCTCTCGGTTCTCATCGCCTGCGCAATCGTCTTCGCCGTAGCAGCCCCGCAGGCCGCGCAGGCAGACGACAAGAACCTCATCATCGCCACGGCGACAACCGGCGGCACCTATTATCCCGTTGGCGTGGCCATTGGCACCCTTCTCTCCATCAAGCTCGCCAAAGACCAGGGCGTCACCGCCACGGCCATCAACTCGGCCGGCTCCGGCGAGAACATCCAGATGCTCAAGAACAAGGAAGCCGACCTCGCCATTCTGCAGGCGCTTTTCGGCCTGAACGCATTCGAAGGCAAGGGGCCATACGAGGGCAAAGCATTCAAGGAGTTCAACTCCATCACCATGCTCTGGGAAAATGTGGAGCACTTCGCCCTGCTTAACAAATTTGCCAATACCGGAACCATTACCGATCTCAAAGGTCTGGACGCCAAATTCTCCATCGGCAAGCGCGGCAGCGGCACCGAGGGTTCCGGCCGCACAATCCTGACGGCCCTCGACATCGATCCCGAATCTCTGAGCCTTGAGTACCTTGGCTACAATCCGTCGGCTCAAGCCATGATGGACGGCCGCATTGGGGCAGCGAACATCCCCGCCGGCCCTCCCGCCGCCGCCATCACCCAGCTCTACGCCCAACTCGGCTCCAAAGACGTGACCGTCCTCGACTTCACGGACGAGCAACTCGAAACCATCAATGCAGACTACCCCATCTGGAACCGTTTCGTGATCAAGGCCGGCACCTATCCCGGCCAGGAAAAGGACATCAACACCATCTCCCAGCCGAACTTCCTGGCTTGCCGCGCCGATCTTGATGAAGAAACCGTGTACCAGATCACCAAGACCATCTACGAAAACCTGCCGTTCCTGCACAACATCCACAAGGCCACCGAAGCCATGAGCCTGGAACGTGCAACCAAGGGGCTGCCAGCACCGCTGCATCCCGGCGCGGAACGGTACTATCGTGAAGCCGGCGTGATCGAGTAA
- a CDS encoding TRAP transporter permease, producing MTDLLNASATSQERTQKDIDSETLAIKRVLSGPTAKIVYFVGIICSLFHIWINTFGIMPEIQRNAVHYSLLLFLGFLQYPLLKRKSDKSIGIDYVLAILAFAVGLYLVFFEDALHARNEVPILPDLIAAGLAIVLILEITRRTTGLLIPALSVFFLSYSLFLGKYFNGLWHFPGVTIERLLYRMYFAPDGLFGTIATISSTFVFLFVLFAAFLIKSGAGEFIINLAMALMGRLTGGPAKMAVFASGIMGSISGSAVANTVGTGSITIPMMKRIGFKPKFAGGVEAAASTGGQLMPPIMGAGAFIMSQWTQIPYLTIVGVAFIPAFMYFISVAFFIHLRAKRRGIEPLTRDEIPKVREVLKQGWNYFIPIIVLIGLLMLRYTPTFAACGGIASIVVASWLNKHTRMGLKDILDALSLGSQNMVTTGIILLCSGIVVGVVLMVGMGIKFSMLIQDISGGSLMLTIALVALASLILGMGLPVTASYIVLAVLAAPAMTMLGTSTIAAHMLIFWYSQDANVTPPVCLAAYSAAGIAGSKPLPTGLESWKLAKGLYIIPLLFCYTPILFEGPLWQVIETAVLGLGGLYCFAVFFEGYNQRMLNWPARFLYLACAAAMLWPDMRLHAVGAAVFLTGSALELTVFRPVQPAVAIQKE from the coding sequence ATGACGGATTTGCTGAACGCTTCCGCCACGTCACAGGAGCGCACTCAAAAGGACATCGACAGCGAGACCCTGGCGATAAAGCGCGTGCTCTCCGGCCCGACGGCCAAGATCGTGTATTTCGTGGGCATCATCTGCTCGCTGTTCCACATCTGGATCAACACATTCGGCATCATGCCGGAGATACAGCGCAATGCGGTCCACTACTCGCTTCTGCTGTTTCTCGGCTTCCTGCAATACCCACTCCTCAAGCGGAAATCCGACAAATCCATCGGCATCGATTACGTTCTGGCGATCCTCGCCTTTGCCGTGGGCCTGTACCTTGTTTTCTTCGAGGATGCGCTGCACGCTCGCAACGAGGTTCCCATATTGCCCGACCTCATAGCGGCCGGACTCGCCATCGTACTCATTCTGGAGATCACCCGCCGCACCACGGGCCTGCTCATTCCCGCCCTGTCGGTCTTCTTTCTTTCGTACTCGCTGTTTCTCGGTAAATATTTCAACGGATTGTGGCACTTTCCCGGCGTCACCATAGAACGGTTGCTTTATCGCATGTACTTCGCGCCGGACGGCCTCTTCGGCACCATCGCCACCATATCCTCCACCTTCGTCTTTCTGTTCGTGCTTTTCGCGGCGTTTCTCATCAAGTCCGGAGCTGGCGAATTCATCATCAATCTCGCCATGGCGCTCATGGGCCGGCTTACGGGCGGGCCGGCCAAGATGGCGGTATTCGCCAGCGGCATCATGGGGTCCATTTCCGGCAGCGCAGTGGCAAACACTGTAGGCACCGGCTCCATCACCATCCCAATGATGAAGCGCATCGGTTTCAAACCGAAGTTCGCCGGAGGCGTGGAGGCTGCGGCCTCCACCGGCGGCCAGCTCATGCCGCCCATCATGGGCGCGGGCGCGTTCATCATGAGCCAGTGGACGCAGATACCTTACCTGACCATTGTGGGCGTGGCCTTCATACCCGCCTTCATGTACTTCATCTCGGTCGCTTTCTTCATCCACCTGCGGGCCAAGCGCCGCGGCATAGAGCCATTGACCAGGGACGAGATTCCCAAGGTCCGGGAGGTGCTCAAGCAAGGCTGGAACTACTTCATCCCCATCATCGTGCTCATCGGCCTGCTCATGCTGCGCTACACGCCCACATTCGCGGCATGCGGCGGCATAGCCTCCATCGTGGTGGCGAGCTGGCTGAACAAGCACACCCGCATGGGCCTCAAGGATATCCTGGACGCCCTCTCCCTGGGCTCGCAGAACATGGTCACCACCGGTATCATCCTGCTCTGCTCGGGCATCGTCGTCGGCGTGGTGCTTATGGTGGGCATGGGCATCAAGTTCTCCATGCTCATACAGGACATCTCGGGCGGCAGTCTCATGCTGACCATCGCGCTCGTGGCGCTGGCCTCGCTCATTCTGGGCATGGGCCTGCCGGTGACTGCCTCATACATTGTGCTTGCAGTGCTGGCCGCGCCGGCTATGACCATGCTCGGCACGTCCACCATCGCCGCGCACATGCTCATCTTCTGGTACTCCCAGGATGCCAACGTCACACCGCCGGTCTGCCTGGCGGCGTACAGCGCCGCCGGCATTGCGGGGTCGAAACCCTTGCCAACCGGACTGGAGTCATGGAAACTTGCAAAAGGGTTGTACATAATACCGCTGCTTTTCTGCTACACGCCCATCCTGTTCGAAGGGCCGCTGTGGCAGGTCATCGAGACGGCCGTGCTCGGTCTGGGAGGGCTCTATTGCTTCGCGGTATTCTTCGAAGGCTACAACCAGCGCATGCTGAACTGGCCGGCGCGTTTCCTCTACCTGGCCTGTGCAGCCGCCATGCTCTGGCCGGACATGCGGCTGCACGCCGTGGGCGCCGCCGTTTTCCTGACCGGCTCCGCCCTTGAACTCACAGTGTTCAGACCGGTCCAGCCGGCCGTTGCAATCCAAAAGGAGTAG
- a CDS encoding SH3 domain-containing protein — translation MHKLSAVFVIFTALALAVLFTLPSHAQECPPGTAWFRGKCRPVFPESPTPPTQGRMMEVTASALNMRSCPSTRCAVVGVLRNGQIVEVLGNDEGFSRITVPNSGATGWVSDRYLAPTRHFPTPGTGPGRPPLTEPRYE, via the coding sequence ATGCATAAGCTATCCGCGGTGTTCGTGATTTTCACAGCGCTCGCTCTCGCTGTTCTCTTCACGCTGCCTTCGCATGCTCAAGAATGCCCACCCGGGACGGCGTGGTTCAGAGGAAAATGCCGACCTGTTTTCCCGGAATCTCCTACGCCGCCCACCCAGGGCCGGATGATGGAGGTCACGGCCTCGGCGCTGAACATGCGCTCCTGCCCCAGCACGCGATGCGCCGTGGTGGGCGTGCTGCGGAATGGCCAGATTGTGGAAGTGCTGGGCAACGACGAGGGGTTCAGCCGCATTACCGTGCCGAACTCCGGCGCGACGGGATGGGTCTCGGACCGTTACCTCGCGCCTACTCGCCATTTCCCTACGCCGGGAACCGGTCCGGGGCGCCCCCCCCTCACGGAACCGCGCTACGAATAG
- a CDS encoding FHA domain-containing protein yields MADTDKAHTSKGQAEVKSPAVGTLVLVYDDQRIEIGPDKDMPRKASLGRDSSSQIVIPYNYVSRRHASVELLRDRYVFTDHSANGTYIHPEDGEPTLVHGGKAFLEGSGTMSLGQSQIDEIKHVVHYEIIK; encoded by the coding sequence ATGGCAGACACCGACAAGGCGCACACCTCCAAGGGACAGGCTGAAGTGAAGAGCCCGGCCGTGGGCACTCTGGTTCTGGTCTACGATGACCAGCGCATCGAGATAGGGCCGGACAAGGACATGCCGCGAAAGGCCTCCCTGGGCCGGGACAGTTCCAGCCAGATAGTCATTCCGTACAACTATGTTTCACGTCGCCACGCTTCCGTCGAACTGCTGAGAGATCGCTACGTGTTCACGGACCACAGCGCCAACGGCACCTACATCCATCCCGAAGACGGCGAGCCCACTCTGGTGCATGGCGGCAAAGCCTTTCTCGAAGGCTCCGGCACCATGAGTCTGGGACAGAGCCAGATCGACGAGATCAAGCACGTCGTTCATTACGAGATCATCAAGTAG
- the ilvC gene encoding ketol-acid reductoisomerase, which produces MKVFYEQDADLGLLSNKTVAIIGYGSQGHAHAQNLRDSGVNVIVGQRPGGRNYELAKEHGFAPMDAAEAAAKADCIMILVPDQHQAAVYNEAVAPTVSGKTLFFAHGFNIHFSQIVPPADVDVVMVAPKGPGHLVRRVYEQGGGVPCLVAVHQDASGKALDTALAYAKGVGGTRSGVMQTTFQEETETDLFGEQAVLCGGLSELIQAGFETLVDAGYQPEIAYFECLHEVKLIVDLIYEGGLANMRYSISDTAEYGDYSRGPRVITQETRKEMKKILEEIQSGAFAKEFILENMGGRAQFLTTRRRQSETQIEEVGAKLRSMMSWLGNK; this is translated from the coding sequence ATGAAAGTTTTTTACGAACAAGACGCCGACCTCGGTCTTCTTTCCAACAAGACCGTGGCGATCATCGGTTACGGCAGCCAGGGCCACGCCCATGCGCAGAATCTGCGCGACTCGGGCGTCAACGTCATCGTGGGCCAGCGCCCCGGCGGACGAAACTACGAACTCGCCAAGGAGCACGGCTTCGCCCCCATGGACGCCGCAGAGGCGGCAGCCAAGGCCGATTGCATCATGATCCTCGTGCCGGATCAGCACCAGGCCGCCGTATACAACGAGGCCGTCGCGCCCACCGTGTCCGGCAAGACCCTGTTCTTCGCCCACGGCTTCAACATCCACTTCTCTCAGATCGTACCCCCGGCCGACGTGGACGTGGTCATGGTCGCGCCCAAGGGGCCGGGCCATCTCGTGCGCCGAGTGTACGAGCAGGGCGGCGGCGTGCCGTGCCTGGTGGCTGTGCATCAGGATGCTTCCGGCAAGGCGCTGGACACCGCGCTGGCATATGCCAAAGGCGTGGGCGGCACCCGCTCCGGCGTCATGCAGACCACCTTCCAGGAAGAGACCGAGACCGACCTCTTCGGTGAGCAGGCCGTGCTCTGCGGTGGGCTGTCCGAGCTCATCCAGGCCGGTTTCGAGACCCTGGTTGACGCCGGCTATCAGCCCGAAATCGCCTACTTCGAATGCCTCCACGAGGTGAAGCTCATCGTGGACCTCATCTACGAAGGCGGTCTGGCCAACATGCGCTACTCCATCAGCGACACGGCCGAGTACGGCGACTACAGCCGTGGACCGCGCGTCATCACTCAGGAGACCCGCAAGGAGATGAAGAAGATCCTTGAGGAAATCCAGAGCGGCGCTTTCGCCAAGGAGTTCATCCTGGAGAACATGGGCGGACGTGCCCAGTTCCTCACAACACGCCGCCGTCAGTCCGAGACGCAGATCGAAGAGGTTGGCGCCAAGCTGCGCTCCATGATGAGCTGGCTGGGCAACAAGTAG
- the ilvN gene encoding acetolactate synthase small subunit, whose amino-acid sequence MRHVLSVLVENEPGVLSRVSGLFSGRGFNIESLNVGPTLEEGVSLMTITTTGDDQIIEQIIKQLRKLVTVIKVVDLTEMQAVEREMMLIKVNAEDSNRAEILRTVDIFRCKVVDVSQNEMTIEVTGNQGKLCAILNLLSRFGIKEIARTGTVALKRSMQLD is encoded by the coding sequence ATGCGACACGTGCTCTCGGTCCTCGTGGAGAACGAGCCCGGAGTCCTCTCCCGTGTTTCCGGACTCTTCAGCGGACGGGGATTCAACATCGAAAGCCTGAACGTGGGACCCACCCTCGAGGAAGGGGTCTCGCTGATGACTATAACCACCACTGGCGACGATCAGATCATCGAGCAGATCATCAAGCAGCTGCGCAAGCTCGTCACCGTCATCAAGGTCGTGGACCTGACGGAGATGCAGGCAGTTGAGAGGGAGATGATGCTGATCAAGGTCAACGCCGAAGATTCGAACCGCGCGGAGATTCTGCGCACCGTGGACATCTTCCGTTGCAAGGTGGTGGATGTCTCCCAGAACGAGATGACCATCGAGGTAACAGGAAACCAGGGCAAGCTTTGCGCAATCCTGAACCTGTTGTCCCGTTTCGGCATCAAGGAGATCGCCCGCACGGGCACCGTGGCCCTGAAGCGGTCCATGCAGCTAGATTAG
- the ilvB gene encoding biosynthetic-type acetolactate synthase large subunit, which produces MEHTGAEILLECLKREGVDVVFGFPGGAVIDIYDAIPRFPLRHVLVRHEQGAVHAADGYARASGKVGVALVTSGPGATNTVTGIANAYCDSIPMVVITGQVPTPLIGNDAFQEVDIVGITRPCTKHNYLVKDIDQLATVIREAFYLARSGRPGPVLIDLPKDVVQAKTKFVYPKTVKMRSYNPTIKPNKLQVKKAVDMFLAAERPLFYVGGGVISSDGSEELAWLARNLNIPVTATLMGLGAFPGDDPLFLGMLGMHGTYAANMAINNCDVMIAVGARFDDRVTGKLATFAPEAKIVHVDIDPTSIRKNVRVDVPVVADCREALKGFKELVRERLGEKDYKKANEPWVVRVQEWMKTHPLTYRTDTGCENEPDAGKIKPQYVVETIYEITRGDAIIATEVGQNQMWAAQFYKYNKPRTLLTSGGLGTMGYGFPAAIGAQLAFPDKLVVDIAGDGSIQMNIQELITAVCNNLPVKIVILNNNYLGMVRQWQELFYAKNYCATCMDAQPDFVALAKAYGAEGFRITEPEDVKPVLEEAFKLPKAVIVDVRVTKEENVYPMVPAGASLTEMLLV; this is translated from the coding sequence ATGGAACATACCGGAGCCGAGATACTTCTCGAGTGCTTGAAGCGCGAAGGCGTCGACGTCGTCTTCGGATTCCCGGGCGGCGCGGTCATCGACATCTATGACGCTATCCCGCGGTTCCCGCTACGGCACGTACTGGTGCGCCACGAACAGGGCGCGGTACACGCCGCGGACGGGTATGCGCGCGCCTCGGGTAAAGTAGGCGTGGCTCTGGTCACCTCCGGCCCGGGCGCTACGAACACCGTGACGGGCATCGCGAATGCGTACTGCGATTCCATTCCAATGGTCGTGATCACCGGCCAGGTGCCCACCCCGCTGATCGGCAACGACGCCTTTCAGGAGGTGGACATCGTCGGCATCACGCGGCCGTGCACCAAGCACAACTACCTGGTGAAGGACATCGACCAGCTCGCGACCGTCATCCGTGAGGCGTTCTATCTTGCGCGCTCGGGCCGGCCTGGCCCTGTGCTCATTGATCTGCCCAAAGATGTGGTGCAGGCCAAGACAAAATTCGTCTATCCCAAGACCGTGAAGATGCGCAGCTACAACCCCACCATCAAGCCGAACAAACTGCAGGTGAAGAAGGCCGTGGATATGTTTCTCGCGGCCGAGCGGCCCCTGTTCTACGTGGGGGGCGGAGTCATTTCTTCGGACGGCAGCGAGGAGCTTGCCTGGCTGGCAAGAAACTTGAATATCCCGGTCACGGCCACGCTCATGGGATTGGGCGCCTTTCCGGGAGACGACCCGTTGTTCCTGGGTATGCTCGGCATGCATGGAACCTACGCCGCCAACATGGCCATCAACAACTGCGACGTGATGATCGCTGTGGGCGCGCGGTTCGACGACCGGGTTACCGGCAAACTCGCCACCTTCGCTCCGGAAGCCAAGATCGTTCATGTGGACATCGACCCCACCTCGATCCGCAAAAACGTGCGGGTGGACGTCCCTGTAGTCGCTGACTGCCGCGAAGCCCTCAAGGGTTTCAAGGAGCTGGTGCGAGAGCGCTTAGGCGAGAAGGACTACAAGAAAGCCAATGAGCCTTGGGTGGTCCGGGTGCAGGAATGGATGAAAACCCATCCGCTGACCTACCGGACGGACACGGGCTGCGAAAACGAGCCCGATGCCGGCAAGATCAAACCCCAATATGTGGTTGAGACCATCTACGAGATCACCAGGGGCGATGCGATCATCGCCACCGAGGTTGGCCAGAACCAGATGTGGGCGGCGCAGTTCTACAAGTACAACAAGCCGCGCACGCTGCTCACCTCCGGCGGCCTGGGCACCATGGGCTACGGCTTTCCCGCGGCTATAGGCGCGCAACTCGCCTTTCCGGACAAGCTCGTGGTGGACATCGCCGGCGACGGTTCCATCCAGATGAACATACAGGAGCTCATCACCGCGGTGTGCAACAACCTGCCAGTGAAGATCGTGATCCTGAACAACAACTATCTGGGCATGGTGCGTCAGTGGCAGGAGCTGTTCTACGCCAAGAACTACTGCGCCACGTGCATGGACGCGCAGCCCGATTTCGTGGCTCTGGCAAAAGCCTACGGCGCCGAAGGATTCCGCATTACCGAGCCCGAGGACGTGAAGCCCGTGCTCGAAGAAGCCTTCAAACTGCCCAAGGCCGTCATCGTCGACGTCCGCGTGACCAAGGAGGAGAACGTCTACCCCATGGTCCCCGCTGGCGCGTCGCTCACCGAAATGCTCCTCGTCTAA
- a CDS encoding DUF465 domain-containing protein: MEQRDLDLLEKHKEHDAELKALWEEHLFYEQQLQKLESKSGLSPSDQKTISEIKKKKLSGKTKIQGILDRYRTTEK, encoded by the coding sequence ATGGAACAGCGTGATCTAGACCTGCTGGAGAAGCACAAGGAGCACGACGCCGAACTCAAAGCGCTCTGGGAGGAGCACCTCTTCTACGAGCAGCAGTTGCAGAAGCTCGAGAGCAAGTCCGGCCTCTCGCCGAGTGATCAGAAGACAATAAGCGAAATCAAGAAGAAAAAACTGAGCGGAAAAACCAAGATACAGGGCATATTGGACAGGTACCGCACAACGGAGAAATAA
- a CDS encoding DUF167 domain-containing protein, translating to MAASEISATHSQGAANRRPEFAHSAGSGDWLIDVWVQPGASRNEPAGLFQGRLKLKLSAPAVENKANKALVKYVARLLGLKQRDVELVKGHTCRAKTLAIASNSEPAWDRLVPGDNG from the coding sequence TTGGCCGCAAGCGAGATATCCGCAACCCACTCCCAAGGGGCCGCGAACAGGCGGCCCGAATTCGCCCACAGCGCCGGGAGCGGCGACTGGTTGATCGACGTGTGGGTTCAGCCAGGCGCCTCGCGGAACGAGCCCGCAGGCTTGTTCCAGGGCCGGCTTAAGCTCAAGCTCAGCGCGCCCGCCGTGGAGAACAAGGCCAACAAGGCGCTTGTCAAATACGTGGCCAGGCTGCTGGGGCTCAAACAGCGCGATGTGGAACTCGTGAAAGGCCACACGTGCCGCGCCAAGACGCTGGCAATCGCGTCCAACTCTGAACCCGCCTGGGACAGGCTTGTGCCGGGCGACAACGGATAA
- a CDS encoding YggT family protein: MFLFGNFLEGLATVLSIVLTAYFWIVIISALLSWVNPDPYNPIVRALRTLTEPVFYRIRRWIPFVMVGGFDLSPIVVLLAIQFLQVFLVRSLVQLAHSM; encoded by the coding sequence ATGTTCCTTTTTGGAAATTTTCTTGAGGGTTTGGCTACAGTTCTCAGTATTGTTCTGACGGCGTATTTCTGGATCGTCATTATTTCTGCGCTGCTTTCCTGGGTGAACCCAGATCCGTACAACCCCATTGTACGGGCGCTACGCACCCTGACAGAGCCTGTGTTCTATCGCATCCGGCGGTGGATTCCCTTCGTCATGGTCGGCGGTTTCGATCTGTCCCCCATTGTGGTTCTGCTTGCTATTCAGTTCCTGCAAGTTTTCCTCGTTCGTTCGCTGGTCCAGCTGGCGCATTCCATGTAG
- a CDS encoding HAD family hydrolase — protein sequence MRLTLRNREGHGNTFHHPRPIKGLIFDCDGVLLDTMESNRVYYNMILEKLGLEPMTPEQLAYVHSRTARQSVEYIVPQYLHHRIPDVLQQVDYMRDILPHLRAMDGLLPALRWCQTAGLKMAVATNRSTTMDRVISMFGLQRYFFPVMTALKKRPKPHPDQLTHILRVWGAHPEEVAFVGDTEVDQATARLAGVPFWAFGDESLLADAHVRDYRHLVNSLARILQLPVGCQEL from the coding sequence ATGCGTCTGACATTGCGCAACCGCGAGGGACACGGCAACACGTTCCATCACCCCCGGCCGATCAAAGGACTGATCTTCGATTGCGACGGCGTCCTGCTGGACACCATGGAGTCGAACCGGGTCTATTATAACATGATCCTGGAGAAGCTCGGGCTGGAGCCCATGACGCCTGAGCAGCTCGCCTATGTGCACAGTCGCACGGCCAGGCAGTCCGTGGAGTACATCGTGCCGCAGTATCTGCACCACCGCATTCCGGATGTGCTGCAGCAGGTGGACTACATGCGCGACATCCTGCCGCACCTGCGCGCCATGGACGGCTTGCTGCCGGCGCTCAGATGGTGCCAGACCGCAGGACTGAAAATGGCTGTGGCCACCAACCGCTCCACGACCATGGACCGGGTGATCAGCATGTTCGGCCTGCAGCGATACTTTTTCCCGGTGATGACGGCGCTGAAGAAGCGGCCCAAGCCGCACCCGGACCAGCTCACGCACATCCTGAGAGTGTGGGGCGCGCACCCGGAGGAGGTGGCGTTCGTGGGCGATACGGAGGTGGATCAGGCCACGGCGAGACTCGCCGGCGTGCCGTTCTGGGCTTTTGGCGACGAGTCCCTGCTTGCAGATGCGCACGTGCGGGATTATCGTCATCTCGTCAACAGTCTTGCCAGGATATTGCAGCTGCCCGTAGGCTGCCAGGAGCTGTAA
- a CDS encoding twin-arginine translocase TatA/TatE family subunit, which yields MIGGFGIWELLIVLLIVLVIFGANKLPEIGGGMGKAIRNFKKATTEPEEIDVTPSDKKEKEEEDTEKKKDSSSE from the coding sequence ATGATCGGTGGATTTGGTATATGGGAGTTATTGATCGTCCTGCTCATCGTCCTCGTCATTTTCGGCGCGAACAAGCTGCCCGAGATCGGCGGCGGCATGGGCAAGGCCATCCGCAACTTCAAGAAAGCGACCACGGAACCGGAGGAAATCGACGTGACCCCTTCCGACAAGAAGGAAAAGGAAGAAGAGGACACCGAGAAGAAGAAAGACAGCTCCTCCGAGTAG
- a CDS encoding S-layer homology domain-containing protein → MRVTCWISIFMVALLAVGCGKQPRQPQSMLDTPAHHVDVGMASLDKGAPHQAQASFDVALELDPDYGPALAGKGVALAAIGNWRDGEDYVDDGLDEAADPSEELFAHVAALRAMTWATRNGQLAAETLLKRSDSVWKKGARLVEKNGGLDPAPLNFYRGEACLQALDMDCAENMFSRVLSANPSNQQYVERAEARWRAVQMIRRAALKTNVGIRIALTEQITRADMAALLVEELGVGRLYEKTEPVGSEFLDAGAAAASEGGTVLQDVANHPLRADIEAVTRYGVRGLQPFHGGQFKPDVALSKAEGAMILEDIIVRASGDDSLATRYIGRQSPFVDVRPDHAFFNAVMLVTTRGLLATNARQGRFDPLAPLSGAEAALAVSALKTELNTW, encoded by the coding sequence ATGAGAGTAACCTGTTGGATCAGCATTTTTATGGTTGCGCTGCTGGCGGTTGGCTGCGGCAAGCAGCCGCGGCAGCCGCAGTCCATGCTGGACACGCCGGCGCACCATGTGGATGTTGGCATGGCCAGTCTGGACAAGGGCGCGCCGCATCAGGCGCAGGCGTCCTTTGATGTCGCACTGGAGCTCGATCCGGACTATGGTCCGGCGCTGGCGGGCAAGGGCGTCGCTCTCGCCGCCATCGGCAATTGGCGTGACGGCGAAGATTATGTGGATGACGGGCTGGACGAAGCAGCCGACCCGAGTGAGGAGCTCTTCGCGCACGTAGCCGCCCTCCGCGCCATGACGTGGGCGACGCGCAACGGTCAGCTTGCCGCCGAAACACTGCTCAAGAGATCCGATAGCGTGTGGAAGAAGGGTGCGAGGCTGGTGGAGAAAAATGGCGGACTCGATCCGGCCCCTTTGAATTTCTATCGCGGCGAGGCGTGCCTGCAGGCGCTGGATATGGACTGCGCCGAGAACATGTTCTCGCGGGTCCTGTCCGCAAACCCGTCCAACCAGCAGTATGTCGAGCGGGCCGAAGCGCGCTGGCGCGCCGTGCAGATGATTCGTCGTGCTGCGCTGAAGACGAATGTGGGTATCCGCATCGCCCTGACGGAGCAGATCACTCGCGCTGACATGGCAGCTCTGCTCGTGGAGGAACTGGGCGTGGGACGTCTCTATGAAAAAACCGAGCCGGTCGGCAGCGAGTTCCTGGATGCCGGCGCGGCGGCGGCCTCCGAGGGGGGGACGGTATTGCAGGATGTGGCCAACCACCCCCTGCGCGCGGACATCGAAGCAGTGACACGGTACGGCGTGCGCGGGCTGCAGCCGTTCCACGGCGGCCAGTTCAAGCCGGATGTTGCTCTTTCCAAGGCGGAAGGGGCTATGATATTGGAAGACATCATCGTCCGGGCTTCCGGAGACGACTCCTTGGCGACCCGGTATATTGGCCGGCAAAGCCCCTTCGTCGACGTGAGGCCCGATCATGCATTTTTCAATGCGGTGATGCTCGTGACCACCAGGGGCCTGCTCGCCACAAACGCCAGGCAGGGGCGGTTCGATCCCCTGGCACCCCTTTCCGGGGCGGAAGCCGCGCTCGCCGTGAGCGCGCTGAAAACGGAACTCAACACATGGTAG